In Acinetobacter sp. WCHAc010034, a genomic segment contains:
- the grpE gene encoding nucleotide exchange factor GrpE, producing the protein MATEQNQDAQDLQQEQALEQETAQTGTEQAEVSVESLQERIKALDESLKLEKARTANAVYEAQKSVERIQRESDKHKDTVLEKFAKELLDSVDNLERAIQAAGDEENAVVEGVKLTLKSLLASLEKFGVAEADTANGFNAELHQAVGIDPAAKANQIGSVLQKGYTLNGRLLRPAMVMVGA; encoded by the coding sequence ATGGCAACTGAGCAAAATCAAGACGCTCAAGATCTTCAGCAAGAGCAGGCTTTGGAGCAGGAAACAGCGCAGACTGGAACAGAGCAGGCTGAAGTTTCCGTTGAATCCCTGCAAGAGCGCATTAAGGCGCTGGATGAAAGCCTGAAGCTGGAAAAGGCGCGCACCGCAAATGCCGTATATGAAGCGCAGAAAAGCGTAGAGCGCATTCAGCGTGAGTCTGACAAGCACAAAGACACGGTGCTGGAAAAATTCGCCAAGGAGCTGCTGGATTCAGTTGACAATTTAGAGCGCGCTATTCAGGCCGCCGGCGATGAAGAAAATGCTGTGGTTGAAGGCGTCAAGCTGACCCTGAAATCGCTGCTGGCCTCGCTGGAAAAATTCGGCGTTGCCGAAGCGGACACCGCAAACGGCTTTAACGCAGAACTGCATCAGGCTGTCGGCATTGACCCGGCAGCCAAAGCCAACCAGATCGGCAGCGTGCTGCAGAAAGGCTACACCCTGAACGGCCGCCTGCTCCGCCCTGCCATGGTTATGGTCGGCGCATAA